ACCGCATGTGCATGAGCACGCTGTCGAGCTTCAAGCTGATGGCGCGCTCGTTCGCGTACGAGATTGAAGGCCTGGGGTCGGCGCGCACGAAGAGCGCGTGGAACTTCCTGCGTTCCTTCGGCATGGAGTCCTGGCAGGCCATGCGCGAGGTGCGCCAGTGGGCGCGCTCGCTCAATGACTGGCGCCACGAGCAGGGCTTCCTCGTGAGCCGCATCCTCCTCCAGCGGTTGGGCTGGAGCTTCGCGTACACCAAGTCCCTGGTGGACATGGTGCGCGGCGTGCCGCTCATCTACCTGGTGTACGGCAACTACGACGAGGTGGCCCACCGCCGCGGCCCGCGCTCGGAGCTGGCGATGCAGGAGCTGCACCGGGTGGACGCGTCGCTGGCGGAGCTGTTCGCCGTGGCCCGCGCCGCGCCGGAGCCCTACGACGTCATCCTCCTGTCGGACCATGGCCACGTGGACAGCCTGCCGCTGGAGCAGCGCCAGGGCCGCCGCCTGGAGGCCGTCCTCTTCGAGGGCGAGGTGCCGCCGCTGAAGGACGACGTGCGCCGAGGCCTGCTGGATGGGCGCCAGCCTCCGGCGCCGGACACCGCCGCGCGCGAGCCCTTCATCCCGGTGGTGGTGGAGGCCGGCAACTTCGCCCACATCTACCTGAGCGGCCGTCCCGCTCCGCTGGAGGCACGCGAGCTGCTGGCGCGGCATCCGGAGGTGCTGGCGCGGGCCACGAGCAACCCGGACATCGGCATGGTGGCGATGCGCCGGGGCGCGGAGGCGGTGGTGGTGATGGGCGGGGGCGTCTACGGCCCGGAGGAGCTGGACCGCGCGCCGCTCACCACCGAGTACAGCAAGCGCGCCGTGGCGGACTTCCTCCACGGGCTGCCGCGCATGGACACCGCGGGGGACCTGGTCCTCTTCGGTGAAGCCGTCCAGAAGGGCGGCACGGTGGGCTTCGCGTGGGAGTTTGGCTCGCACGGCGGCCTGACGCGCGTGGAGTCCGACAGCCTGGTGATGTGGCCCGCGAACGGCCCGGTGGACCTGTCCGGCCTGAGCCACTGCGCGCGGCTGCACGAGCGCCTGGCGGAGGCCTACCTGGACACCGGCTCACCGCGGATTCTCCATTGAAACCGAGGAAGGGGAGGACCATGCGGCTTCCCAACGCCGGTGGACGCACGTGGCTCAAGGTGCTGGGCGGGGTGGTGGGACTCGTCCTGTCCCTGCTCCTGCTCTCCACCGCGTTCTTCAAGTGGAACCTGAGCGGATCCG
This DNA window, taken from Corallococcus coralloides DSM 2259, encodes the following:
- a CDS encoding alkaline phosphatase family protein, whose protein sequence is MPKALLDEAIVTGRMPFVSQLVRSGAYHLENAFWGAPTSTPFFQAGLLYGLQHPNLPGYSWYDRALGRKVQMNSPGDAMAIDARLRGHGRTSLLDHGGHTYFSLFHAGAMNRMCMSTLSSFKLMARSFAYEIEGLGSARTKSAWNFLRSFGMESWQAMREVRQWARSLNDWRHEQGFLVSRILLQRLGWSFAYTKSLVDMVRGVPLIYLVYGNYDEVAHRRGPRSELAMQELHRVDASLAELFAVARAAPEPYDVILLSDHGHVDSLPLEQRQGRRLEAVLFEGEVPPLKDDVRRGLLDGRQPPAPDTAAREPFIPVVVEAGNFAHIYLSGRPAPLEARELLARHPEVLARATSNPDIGMVAMRRGAEAVVVMGGGVYGPEELDRAPLTTEYSKRAVADFLHGLPRMDTAGDLVLFGEAVQKGGTVGFAWEFGSHGGLTRVESDSLVMWPANGPVDLSGLSHCARLHERLAEAYLDTGSPRILH